In one window of Harpia harpyja isolate bHarHar1 chromosome 11, bHarHar1 primary haplotype, whole genome shotgun sequence DNA:
- the RWDD3 gene encoding RWD domain-containing protein 3 — MLELALEELSALAAIYCEPDACEVLAVSETHGITFRIQISVKELLDTDVLLKLLFHLPVNYPSTLPDISINSDQLTRAQCMDVKDKLLEQAKKHLSEPMVHDLILWIQQHLKYVIKQSATVCKEKTTLSKGTSTEDGIWMLFLHLDHMRAKAKYVKTVEKWASDLRLTGRLMFMGKIILILLQGDRSNIKEYLILQKTSKVDVDSSGKKCKEKMISVLCETKVQSQHKRFQTFEVKEYSTLDELQKEFETAGLTTLFSEFVPPLLKLKENTGPLDQSSS; from the exons ATGTTGGAGCTGGCGCTGGAGGAGCTCTCGGCTCTCGCCGCCATCTACTGCGAGCCGGACGCCTGCGAGGTGCTGGCGGTCTCAG AGACTCATGGAATCACATTTAGAATTCAAATCAGTGTGAAGGAACTGCTGGATACAGATGTACTTTTAAAGCTGTTATTTCATTTACCAGTCAATTATCCATCAACTCTACCAGATATTTCTATTAACTCAGACCAGCTTACAAGGGCCCAATGTATGGACGTGAAAGATAAATTACTTGAACAAGCAAAGAAGCATCTTTCTGAACCCATGGTACATGATCTGATTCTTTGGATACAGCAGCATCTTAAATATGTCATTAAGCAATCAGCAACAGTTTGCAAGGAAAAAACTACTTTGTCAAAAGGAACAAGTACAGAGGATGGTATCTGGATGCTCTTCTTGCATTTAGATCACATGAGAGCAAAGGCAAAGTACGTCAAAACTGTGGAAAAATGGGCTTCAGATCTAAGGCTGACTGGAAGACTGATGTTCATGGGCAAGATAATATTGATTCTTCTTCAGGGTGACAGGAGCAACATTAAG GAGTACTTAATTCTTCAGAAAACTTCTAAGGTAGATGTGGACTCAAGcggaaagaaatgcaaagagaaaatgatTAGTGTACTGTGTGAGACAAAAGTACAGTCACAGCATAAAAG GTTTCAGACGTTTGAAGTCAAAGAATATTCAACACTGGATGAGCTACAAAAGGAATTTGAAACTGCAGGACTTACAACTCTTTTCTCTGAGTTTGTGCCTCCTctcttaaaattaaaagaaaacactggacCCTTGGACCAAAGCAGTAGTTGA